A segment of the Bradyrhizobium sp. CCBAU 53340 genome:
CGCTGATCAATTTGATGCGGCGCCGCGGCCTCGATTTCCCGATCATCCTTCTGATCCGGCGCAAGCGCTTCGAGGATTTGCCGGTCGAGGTGCTCGACTTCATCGACGGCTACGTCTTCCTCTCCGAGGAGACGCCGACCTTCATCGCCAAGAACCTGATCAGCCGGCTCAAGCAATATGCCGAGACGCTGAAGACGCCGTTCTTCGGCGCCCTGGTCGACTATGCCGAGGAAGGCAACCAGCTCTGGACTTGTCCGGGCCACAATGGCGGCGTGTTCTACAACCGCAGCCCGATCGGCCGGGTCTTCGTCGAGCATCTCGGCGAATCCGTGTTCCGCGACGACCTCGACAATTCCGTGCTCGACCTCGGCGACCTCCTCACCCATGAAGGCCCCGCGCTGAAGGCGCAGAAGGAAGCCGCGGCGATCTTCGGCGCGGAGAAGACCTATTTCGTGCTCAACGGCACCTCGACCTCGAACAAGGTCGCGCTCGGCGCGCTCGTCACCGACGGCGATCTCGTGCTGTTCGACCGCAACAATCACAAGGCCGCCCATCACGGCGCGCTGATGATCGGCGGCGGCATCCCCGTCTATGTGCCCACCATCCGCAACGCCTGGGGCCTGATCGGCCCGATGCGTTGGGACATGCTCGACGAGAAGGCCTTGCGCGAGGCGATCCGCAATCATCCCTTGGTCACGGACAAGGACGCCTGGCGCAAGGAGCGGCCATTCCGCGTGGCCGTGGTCGAGCAGTGCACTTATGACGGCACGATCCACAATGCCGAAATGATCCTGAAGCGGATCGGTCATCTCTGCGAATACATCCTGTTCGACGAGGCCTGGGCCGGCTTCATGAAATTCCACCCGCTCTATGCCGGCCGTTTTGCCATGGGTCTTGCCAACCTTCCGCCCAAAGCGCCCGGCATCATCGCGACGCAGTCGACCCACAAGCAGCTCGCCAGCTTCTCGCAGGCCTCGCAGATCCACATCAGGGACCGCCACATCCGCGGCCAGAAGCGGCGCGTCGAACATCGCCGCTTCAACGAAAGCTTCATGCAGCACGCATCCACGTCACCATTTTATCCGCTGTTCGCCTCCCTCGACGTCGGCGCGCAGATGATGAAGGGGCGATCGGGCGAGGTGCTGTGGGACGACACGATCCGGCTCGGCATCGAGCTGCGCAAGAAGATCCGCGCGATGCGCCGGGAGTTCGAGGAGAAGGAGCAGAACGCGGATCGCCGCTGGTTCTTCGAGCCCTTCGTTCCGGACCGTGTCGCCATCCCCGATGTCAGCCGCGCCGGTGCGGCGCATAACGTCGCCTGGGAGTCGCTATCGACCGACGAGCTTGCCACCAACCCCACGCTCTGGCAGCTCGGCCCCGACAGCACCTGGCACGGCTTCCCCGGCATGGCCGAGGGTTTTGCCATGACCGATCCGAACAAGCTGACACTGATCACCCCCGGCTTCGACCGCGCCACCGGGGCCTATGCCGAGCACGGCATCCCCGCCCCTGTCGTCGCGCAATATTTGCGCGAAAACCGGATCGTGCCTGAAAAGAACGACCTCAACTCCCTGCTCTTCCTGCTCACGCCCGGCGTCGAGGCGAGCAAGGCCGGCACGCTGATCTCCGGCCTCGTCGCCTTCAAGAAGCTGCATGACGACAATGCGCTGCTGGCCGACGCGATTCCCGAATTCTATCAGCGGCGACAAAATCGTTATGCCGGCGTGCGGCTGCGCGACCTCTGCGGCGAGATGCACCGCTTCTTCCGCGCAGCCGATGTCAGCGCGCTCCAGGCGCGACAGTTCTTGCCCGAGCACATGCCTGAGATTGCGATGTCGCCGCGCGATGCCGCGCGCTATCTGTTCAAGAACGACGTCGATTATCTGCCGATCGAGGCGATCGCGGGCCGGATCGCCACCACGCCCTTCGTGGTCTATCCGCCGGGGATCGCCACTATCGTGCCGGGCGAGCGGCTGACGGAACGGGCCAAGCCCATGGTGGATTATCTCAAGATGTTCGAGACCTGCTTCAACACGTTTCCGGGCTTCGACGTGGAAATCCAGGGCGTCTACAAGGAGGTCGATGCGCGCGGCCGCATCGGACTCTATACCTATGTCGTCGCCGAGTAGATGCCGATGAGCGAAACAGCAATTGCACGCACCGACGACGAGCCGGTGCTGGTCCGTCCCTCACGCGAGAGCGATATCGAGGCGATGCTGACGATCTACCGCCATCATGTCCGTAATGGCGTTCCGCGGGACGTCGAGGGAACCGGGGCGCCGGAGCCGGACGATTTGCGCGACCGGCGCAAGAATTTGAAGCAGACCCGCCTGCCGCATCTGGTCGCGACTTATCGGGGCGAGGTCGTCGGCTATGCCTATGCGGTGCTGTTCCGCAAGCGTCCAGCCTATCGCTACACGGCCAAGCACTCGATCTACGTCCACCACGAGCATCTCGGCCGCGGCGTCGGACGGCTGCTGTTGCAGGATCTGATCGATGCTTGCGCGGCGGCCGGCTTCCGCCAGATGATCGGCTACATCGATGCCGACAACGCGCCCTCGCTGGCGCTGCACGAGAAGTTTGGATTTTCGCGCGTCGGCCTGCTCTGCGGCGTGGCCTATCGGCACGGCCGCTGGTCGGATACCGCCATGGTCCAGCGTTCGCTCGGCGCCGGCATCACCGCGCCGCCATCACTCACGGCACCCGGACGTTAGGCCTTAGGAAGGAAAGTCAGCCGGTCTGACGTGGATGCGATCGGCATGCAGGGACCAGTGATGCAACGCCTGGTCCTCGCAGAACTTTGCTTTCGCCCGTTCCGTAGCCTCGTCCTCGTCGGCCGCGTCGATCTCAAGCGTGCCCTGGCAGACCTCGCACTGACGGCCGTACTCGCCAAGCACGTCCTTCATGAACCTGACGACATAAGTTGACATGGGACCTCCCTGCTGGACCGGCAGTACTCTAGTCCCATTTAGGCCGGATCGGGTGAGGAGATTTTGACGCGGATCAAGGGCGGCGGCGGTTCATGCCGCCTTTTCAGGCGCCGGTTCGATGCGTCAGTCATCAAGTTTTGATGTCGAGCAGCGACTTCTCGGTCTCGGAATAGGCCTGGATGACCTTCGCGTTGGCGATGAAGCTGTACTTCGCGGCCGCCAGTTGAACGAATTGGTCGGCGAGATCGACATTCGGCGCTGCGACCAGGCCATCCTGGTTCGCGAAGGGCGCGCTCGGGTCCGACTGCGCAACATAGCTCGGCGACACCGTCGACACGATCGCGCTCGTGCCGGCTGGCGTCGACCCGCTCGATTGGGCGACCTGATCGACTCGCAGGGGCACATAAGCGGCTGGATAACTCGAACTCGCGCTCGAACTGCCGGTACCCGCGCTCGATCCGCCCGATGCCGGAAGCGGGCCAGTGGTGCGGGTATTGGCGACGTTGCTCGCGGCCACGTTCACACGCAGGCTCGCCGCAGAAAGTCCTGAGGTCGCGATCGAATAGATGCTCATGGACTCTCATCTACAGGACAGGTGATGCGCGTTCATTCACGCGGTCCGTAAAGTTCTCCACTTTCTGTTCTCATCCTCGTAACCAACGATCGGAGCGCGGCCGGCTCTCGCGCAGCGCTATCCTGGCGTCACGCCGAAGGCCTGCTTGAAGCGCTCGGCATAAACAGGCCAGACCTCGGGATTGATGATCCGCGGCGGCCGCTTGCCGTCGAGCATCTCCAGCACCTGTTCGGCGGCGATCCGGCCCATGTTCTGGCGCGCCTCGATCGTCACGCCGGCGGTGTGCGGGCTCGCCAGCACGTTGTCGAACTGCAGCAGCGGGTGCTCCGGCGGCGGCGGCTCCTTGGACCAGACGTCGAGGCCGGCTCCGGCGATGCGCTTATCGCGCAGCGCCTGGAGCAGTGCATCCTCGTCGTGGATGAAGCCGCGCGCGGTGGTGATGAAATAGGCGTGCGGCTGCATCAGGCCGAATTCGCGCGTGCTGATCATGTTGCGGCTGCCCTTGTTGAGCGGGCAGGAGATCGAGACGAAATCGGCCCGGCGCAAGAGCTCGTCGAGCTCGACCTTCTCCCCGCCCCGCTCGGCCATCACCTCTTTCGAGAGAAAGGGATCGTAAGCCAGCACCTTCATGCCGAGCAGGCCCTTGCACAGCGCGGCGATGCGGCGACCGACATTGCCGAGGCCGACGATGCCGACGGTCTTGTGCTCGACCTCGTTGCCGACGAGCTCGTTGCGATTGACGTTGGCTTCGCGACGTAGGCGCCGGTCGGACTGGATGATACGCTTGGACAGGGTCAGCATCATCGCCAGCGCGTGCTCGGCCACCGAATGGGCGTTGCCGCCGGACTGGTTCACGACCAGCACGCCCGCGTCGGTACAGGCCTCGACGTCCACAGGGTCGAAACCGGCGCCGTTGCTGGAGACCAGCAGCAGGTTTGGCGTGCGCTTCAGGAAGGCGGCATCGACATGGAAATGCGGCGCCAGTTCGTCGCGAGCGGCACCGATCTGGTAGACATGCGCCGCGCTCAGGATCGGGGCGTAAAAATCCGCGGGGCTCTCGTTCTCGATGCGGTCGAGCCGGACGTCGGACCGCGCCTTCAGGATGTCGATGTAAATGGAGTTGGCCAGGTATTTGACGTAAAAGACGCGCTTGCTGTTGACCGACATCAGGACCCTTCCGGCTCTCTCTCGGAGGCTCGCAAGGTCAGCGCCATGCGCATCCCTCTCCTCGCGTTCCTCCCGTTTCTCATTATCCCGCTTATGGCATGGCGGTGCTCACCATGGCAGCCTGTCTGGCGCAGATCACGGTGCCGGCCCGGACATGTTGACAATCCCGTCCGCTCCGTCAAGTTCGGCAGACGCCACGGCGGCCAAGGAAGAAGCAAGCGCGGCGCAAGGGAGAACGCAATGGCTGACGCGGAGCAGCATGGTTCGACGCAGGCATCTGGCGACGTGAGTTGGCATGGCATCGTCCTGCAAACCCTGAAACGGAACGAGGTCAGCCTGATCCCTTACGTGCCCGATCGGGTGCTGACGCCGCTGATCAGGAATTTGCACGCCGATCCTTTCTTCACGACCTTTGCCACCGCCCGAGAGGAAGAGGCGGTCGGCATCGTCTCGGGCGCCTGGATGGGCGGGCGGCGCGGCGCGGTGCTGATGCAGACCTCGGGTTTCGCGACGCTGGCCAACACGCTCGCCTCGCTCGCGGTGCCCTACCAGATTCCGCTGATCATGTTCGTCTCCGAGCGCGGCACGCTCGGGGAATTCAACTACGGCCAGTCGCTGGTCTGCCGCACCATGCGCCCGGTACTGGATTCGCTGGCGCTGGAGCACCACACCATCACCCGGCTCGACGAGCTCGAATTCATCGCCGACCGCTCGATCAAGCAGGCCGTGACCACCCAGGCTCCGGTGGCGCTGATCCTCAATCCGCTGCTGACCGGCGGCAAGGTGTTCGACAAGTGAGGCCGGCCATGAACACACGCAACACAAAGATCATGAACCGCTTCGATGTGACCTCGCGCCTGATCGCAAAGCTCAAGCACGAGGAAGCGGTGATCGGCGGCATCGGCAACACCAATTTCGACCTCTGGGCCGCCGGCCACCGCCCGCAGAACTTCTACATGCTGGGCAGCATGGGCCTCGCCTTCCCGATCGCGCTCGGGGTGGCGCTGGCGCAGCCCGACCGCCGCGTCTTTGCGCTCGAGGGCGATGGCTCGCTGCTGATGCAGCTCGGCGCACTCTCGACCATTGCGGCGCTGAAGCCGAAGAACCTGATCATGATCGTGATGGACAACGGCATCTACCAGATCACCGGTGCGCAGCCGACGCCGGCGGCCGGTGTCGCCGACCTCGTCGCGATCGCCCTGGGCTCGGGACTCACCAACAGCGCCTGGGCCGCGGACGAGGATGATTTCGAGCGGCTGGTCGACGCGGCCATGGCGGCTGACGAGCCCAGCCTGATCGCGCTGCGCATCGACGACAAGCCCGGAGTTGGCACCACGCGCCGGGATCCGGTACAGATCCGCGAACGCTTCATGCATGGCCTCGGCGTACGCGAACCACTCTGACGTCCAATCATTGACGTCAAAGGGCCCCGCGCAACATCGCTCCGCAGGGCCCTCTATTCCAATCATCTGCTCATGCGTCGATCAGTCGATGATCTTGATCACCCGGCGCGTACGCGGCTCGACGATGACGCGGCGGTCATTTACCACCGCATAGCGATACTGGGTGTAGTTCGGCACCGGGCGCAGCACCACGGTCGGGGGCAGCGGCTCGCCGACCACCACGCGTTCATGGATCACGACCGAATCATCGCGCGGGATTCCGCCCAGCACCGCGTTTGGAATTTCGAGGCCAGCGCCGACGGCTGCACCAACGGTGCCGCCGACCATGGCGCCGATCGGACCGCCGATGTCGCCACCCGCACGCGCGCCGTTCCTGGCGCCCTCTTCGGTCGTCGATTGGGCAAAGGCTGCGCCCGACATCATCAGCAACGACGCCGCAGCCAACGAAATCGCAAGACGGGTTTTCATGTTTACACCCTCCAGTATTTGTTTGTGCGCTTTCAACCACGGGGACCGGCCATTGTTCCGGTTCCGCCGCGATGAAAGATGCCTCACAACCTGGAGACTGTTACCGCGTAACAGTTCAGCTAGCTCCGATCTCGTGACCCGCCATCAGTTCCAGCGCTCGCACCATCGCCGAATGATCCCAGGCCTTGCCGCCATGCGCGGTGCAGGCAGAGAACAATTGCTGCGCGACTGCCGTGCTCGGTAGTGAAAGGCCGAGAGCGCGGGCGCCTTCGAGCGCAAGGTTGAGATCCTTCTGGTGTAGTTCGATTCGGAAGCCCGGATCGAAATTGCGCTTCACCATGCGCTCGCCATGCACTTCGAGAATCCGCGACGAGGCAAACCCGCCCATCAGCGCCTTGCGCACCAAGGCGGGATCGGCGCCGGCCTTCGACGCGAACAGCAGCGCTTCACTCACGGCCTCGATCGTCAGCGCGACGATGATCTGATTGGCGACCTTCGTCGTCTGGCCGTCGCCATTGGCGCCGACATGCGTGACGTTCTTGCCCATCTTGTCGAAGATCGGCTTCATGGTGCCAAAGGCCCGCTCGGGACCACCGACCATGATAGTGAGGCTCGCAGCTTTCGCGCCGACCTCGCCACCCGACACCGGCGCGTCGAGATAGTCTGCGCCGAGCGCCTCGATCTTCTTCGCGAACTCCTTGGTCGCGAGCGGCGAGATCGAGCTCATGTCGACGACGATCTGGCCTTTGGAGAGGCCGCTCGCGACGCCGTCCTTGCCGAACAGCACGGCTTCGACGTGCGGCGTATCCGGCACCATGATGATGACGGCATCGGTCTCCTCCGCGACCTCCCTGGCCGATTTGCAGGCGATGCCGCCGGCCGCGATCAGCTCGGCGGGCACGGGGCCAACGTCATGCAGCAGAACACGATGGCCCGCCGCCAGAAGATGGCCGGCCATCGGCCGCCCCATGGTGCCAAGTCCGATGAAGCCGATGTCGATCATGTCCGAGTCTCCTCACGTCTCAAACGTCTGCGCGGCGTGCCAGGACAGGCCTTCCAGCGTCGTGGTGCGCGGCTTGTATTCGCATCCGATCCAGCCGCGGTAACCGATCGCGTCGATATGGCGGAACAGGAACGGATAGTTGATCTCGCCGGTGCCGGGCTCGTGCCGGCCGGGATTGTCGGCAAGCTGAATGTGGGCGATCTGCGGCAGGTACTCCTGCATGGTGCGGGCGAGATCGCCCTCCATGATCTGCATGTGATAGATGTCGTACTGGACGAACAGATTGTTCGACCGGACCTCCGAGATCAGCTGGATCGCCTGCTCGGTGCCGTTGAGGAAGAAGCCGGGAATGTCGAGCGTGTTGATTGGCTCCACCAGCAGCTTGATGTTCTCCCGCGCCAGCGTCGAGGCCGCGAAACGCAGGTTACCGACCAGCGTCTCCTGAAGCTCGCGCGGATCAGCATCGGCAGGCGCAATGCCGACGAGGCAGTTGAGCTGCTCGCAATCCAGCGCCTTGGCGTAGTCGATGGCGCGGAACACGCCATCGCGGAACTCGGCGGTGCGATCGGGCATGATCGCGATCCCGCGCTCGCCGCCGGCCCAGTTGCCGGCGGGCAGATTGTGCAGCACCTGGGTCAGCCCATGGGCGTCGAGCTGCTCGCGAAGCTGCGCCTTGTCGAAATCATAGGGGAAGAGATACTCGACCCCGGCAAAGCCCGCCGCCTTCGCCGCAGCGAAGCGGTCGATGAACGGCATCTCGTTGAAGAGCATGGTGAGGTTGGCGGCGAATTTCGGCATGATGCTGTCCCCTATTCTGCCGGCTGCAACACGCCGGCCCGCGTGGACGCGACCTCATCGAGCGGCAAGTCCAGCACCTCCTCGAACTCGACGATGTTGTCGATCTCGGTGCCCATCGCGATGTTGGTGACACGTTCGAGGATGAACTCGACCACCACGGGCACGCGATGCTTCTTCATCAATTCGCGCGCGGTCGCGAACGCAGCTTGCGTGTCTTTGGGATCAGTGACGCGGATCGCCTTGCAGCCGAGACCTTCAGCGACCGCGACGTGGTCGACGCCGTAAACGCCGATCTCCGGCGCGTTGATGTTCTCGAACGAGAGCTGGACGTGATAGTCCATCTCGAAGCCGCGTTGGGCCTGACGGATCAGGCCGAGATAGGAATTGTTAACGACGACGTGGATGTAAGGCAGATTGAACTGCGCGCCGACCGCGAGCTCCTCGATCAGGAACTGGAAGTCGTAGTCACCCGACAGCGCGACGATGTCGCGGTCCGGGCACGCCGCACGCACGCCGAGCGCCGCCGGCAGCGTCCAGCCGAGCGGCCCGGCCTGCCCGGCATTGATCCAGTTGCGCGGCTTGTAGACACCGAGGAATTGCGCTCCGGCGATCTGCGATAGACCGATCACGGTGACATAGGTGGTGTCGCGGCCGAATGCCTTGTTCATCTCCTCATAGACGCGCTGCGGCTTGATCGGAACGTTGTCGAAATGGCTCTTGCGCAGCATCGTCTTCTTGCGATCGCGGCAGGCGGCGGGCCACGCCTGGCGCTCGCGCAGCCTGCCTGACCGTCGCCACTCCCTGGCGACGGTGACGAAGAGCTCGAGCGCCGCCTTGGCGTCCGAGACGATGCCGAGTTCCGGATTGAACACGCGCCCGATCTGGGTCGGCTCGATATCGACGTGAACGAATTTGCGGCCCTTGGTGTAGGTCTCGACTGAGCCGGTATGCCTGTTAGCCCAGCGATTGCCGATGCCGAGCACGAAATCGGATTCCAGCAGCGTAGCGTTGCCGTAGCGGTGGCTGGTCTGCAGGCCGACCATGCCGGCCATCAGCACGTGATCGTCGGGGATCGCGCCCCAGCCCATCAGCGTCGGGACCACAGGCACGTTGGCGATCTCGGCAAATTCGACCAAGAGGTCCGAGGCATCGGCGTTGATGATGCCGCCGCCCGCGACGATCAGCGGCCGTTCTGCGGCGTTGAGCATCTCCAGCGCCTTCTCGACCTGCTTGCGCGTCGCGGTCGGCTTGTAGACCGGCAGCGGCTCATAGGTCTCGTCGTCGAATTCGATCTCGGCGAGCTGCACGTCGAGCGGCATGTCGATCAGCACCGGCCCGGGCCTCCCTGAGCGCATCACGTGAAAGGCCTGGCTGAACACGCGCGGGACCAGCGCCGGCTCGCGCACCGTCACCGCCCATTTGGTCACGGGCTTGGCGATCGACTCGATGTCGACAGCCTGGAAATCCTCCTTGTAGAGCCGGGCCCGCGGTGCCTGGCCGGTGATGCAGAGGATCGGGATGGAATCGGCGATCGCCGAATAGAGCCCGGTGATCATGTCGGTCCCGGCAGGACCCGAGGTGCCGATGCAGATGCCGATATTGCCGGCCTTGGCCCGCGTATAGCCTTCGGCCATGTGCGAGGCGCCCTCGACATGCCGCGCCAGGATGTGGCGGATCGAGCCGCGCTTCTTCAGCGCCGAGTAAAGCGGATTGATCGCAGCCCCGGGAACGCCGAAGGCAGTCGAGATACCTTCCTTCTCCAGAATTCGCACGGCCGCATCGACAGCTCGCATCTTCGCCATATCGGACCTCGCTCAAGTTGCGTCAGCGAGCGAGATCATCGGGCGCGTGGAGGCCGATCTCAACGAGATCGATTTTATTTTCCACGATGCGGCAGCCGCTAGAAAAACGCGGCGGTCTCAATCGGTTAGATCGAGATGCGGGTGAAAGCGATCACTCGAACAATGGCGCCAATTCCATCTGCGGCACAAGCACGAGACCCTTGTCGGTGATGCGAATTTCCGGAATGACCGATAGGGGAATCAAATTGAAGCCCATATAGGGAATGGTACAGCCGGCTTCAGCCCATTCCTTCTTCAGCGCCTTGACTTCTTCGGCCACCTCCCTGACGCGCTTGTCGGACAGCAGGCCCGCGATCGGCAGCGGCACCCGCGCTCTCACCTTGCCCTCGGCGACGACGCAGACACCACCCTGCTGCGCCTTGATGGCCGAGATCGCCACTTGCATGTCAGGTTCGTTGGTGCCGGCGACGATGATGTTGTGGCTGTCATGGCCGACACTGGATGCGACTGCGCCGCGCTTCAGGCCGAAATCCTTGAGGAGACCGTGGGCGACATTGCCGGCCGATTTGCCGTGGCGCTCCACCACGGTGACGAAACACAAGCCGTAACGGGCGAACAGCGACGGCCAGTCCTGGGCCGGCTCGATCGCGACCTTCTCATGGACAAGCTTGATGCCGGGCAGCGCCGTCTTGATCGCGTTGACGGTGCAGGCCTTCGCCGGCAGCTCCGGCGTCAGCTTGATCTTCTCCGGCAGCTTCACCGTCGCGTAAGCCGCCTTCGGATATTGATAGCGCTGCGACAGCGCCTGATCGAGACGTGGCGTGATCTTGCGGCTTTCGACCACCAGCTCGCCGCCATACCAGGTCGATTGCGGCTTCAGATTGTCGTCCATCAGCACGAGATCGGCGCGGCGGCCGCCGCCGAGCCCGCCGATGTCGCCCTCCATGCCGAAGCGGGTGGCGCCATGCAGCGACCCCATCGACCAGGCCTGCTCCGGCGACATCCCGGCCTTCACGGCTTCGCGCACCACCCAGTCGAGGCCGAACAGCAGCAAATCATCGGCATCGCGATCGTCGGTGCAGACGGCCGTCCGCTTGTGCGAGGCGCCGAGCTCGGTGATCGTCCGGATCGCCTGCGGCAGCGAATGCCAGGGCGTGGTCGGCGGTCCTCCGCGCAGGAACACCCAGACGCCGGCATCGAGCAGATCGTCGGCGATGTCGCGGTCGATCGCCTCATGCGTATCGGTGACGCCTGATGCCGCGTAGGCGGCGACGAATTCGCGGCCGTAGACATGGCCGGACACCGGCCGCCCGCGCTTCAACGCCGCAGCCAGGATCGCGTGGCTGCGTTCGTCGCCCATCGTGACAGGCACGAAATCCATCTTCTCGCCAAGTGCGACAGCCTCGGGCCAGCGGTCGAACAGGCCGGCGATCTTGTCGGGCGTGAGATCGCCGCCTGCGGTTTCCAGCTCCGCCGATGTTGCAGGCACCGTGCTCGGCACCGTCAGGAAGATCGAAAGCGG
Coding sequences within it:
- a CDS encoding adenine deaminase C-terminal domain-containing protein — encoded protein: MSKLTRFAVAPLHAMTRRLADVASARVAPDLVISGARVLSTYSERIHPGREVWISGGRIAAVKPSGTAKKAWGDVVVYDAAGGIIAPGLVDPHIHIESSMVTACAYAEAALLNGTTTIFCDSHEIGNVMDVAGVEAMLEDAREAPLSIFLTVPSTVPATSAELETAGGDLTPDKIAGLFDRWPEAVALGEKMDFVPVTMGDERSHAILAAALKRGRPVSGHVYGREFVAAYAASGVTDTHEAIDRDIADDLLDAGVWVFLRGGPPTTPWHSLPQAIRTITELGASHKRTAVCTDDRDADDLLLFGLDWVVREAVKAGMSPEQAWSMGSLHGATRFGMEGDIGGLGGGRRADLVLMDDNLKPQSTWYGGELVVESRKITPRLDQALSQRYQYPKAAYATVKLPEKIKLTPELPAKACTVNAIKTALPGIKLVHEKVAIEPAQDWPSLFARYGLCFVTVVERHGKSAGNVAHGLLKDFGLKRGAVASSVGHDSHNIIVAGTNEPDMQVAISAIKAQQGGVCVVAEGKVRARVPLPIAGLLSDKRVREVAEEVKALKKEWAEAGCTIPYMGFNLIPLSVIPEIRITDKGLVLVPQMELAPLFE